ATGTGGCCTGCCAGAGACCTTGTAAACATACTTAGTTTAGTAATTCACAGCCGTTTCACTGATAAAAATACcttttctgggccgggcgcgaggtcaggagatcgagaccacggtgaaaccccgtctctactaaaaatacaaaaaaaaattagctgagcgcggtggcgggcgcctgtagtctcagctactcggagaggctgaggcaggagaatggcgtgaacctgggaggcggagcttgcagtgagccgagatcgcgccactgcactccagcctgggcgacagagcgagactccgtctcaaaaaaaaaaaaaaaaaaaaaaaaaaaaaaaaaaaaaaaccttttctgcAGGCAGAGCGCCCGAATGTGTGCCAGAGCAGAAAGCTTGTTTTCCCCGCAGCAAGCTTGGCCCTGCGCTGCTCCTGGGAGCCGGCTCCTGGGGGCTTCAGCTGCGGTGACAGAGGTGTGGGGCTCAGGACTCGAGATCCACAGCCCCCCGCTCTCAGAGCCCGCCTGGCCAGCTGAGCTCACATTTGGGTGAAGTTCTGGAGTTAAGGCCCAGCTGAGTGATTCAGCTCTCAGCACCCTGCAGCCAGTGTCCCCATTGTCCCTGGGGGCCATTGCCCCCACACAGGCTTTGGTGAGGCCTCTGGAGCTTTGTCCTCAGCATGGGGCCTGGCCAACAGCAACTCATCATAAGGGACGCGGCTGTCATCCTCGGCTCCTGTCTGCAGCCTCACTAAGAGGTGCCTGGGTCTCACCCTGGCCCGGGAGCAGGCCCTGGGAGTGGGGTGGCCCCTGAGCTGAGCCTGAGTGCCCAAGACGGGCTCACAGCGACCTAGGGGACGGCAGAAGCCGCTCCTCCCACCCCTGCTAGGCTCTGTCCCTGCTGTGCGTTTCACCTTCACACAGGCCTGGCCCTGTCTGCAAAATGGGGAAGGCCCAACGGTGGTTCTGCATGACCAACCACGACCCCGGGCACCCGCACTGCCCTGTCCTGTGCTCTAGATACTGAGCCCAGTGCCACACACGGCTCCAGGCCGAGCCTCCAGCTCTGATTCCAACATCTTGGGGCCCATCTTTGGGCCTCCCCCAACGCCCCAGGTCCACAAGCGTGATTTGCACACAGTCCCCTGAAGCCACATTGCCTGGGCCCTGTCCCTGTTAGGGGCGTTTTCCTAGCCTCACCCCTGAGGTCCTCAGCTCCTCCTGGCTTGGGCTCCCCCAGGCCTGGACCTGGGAACCTGGGGGTGGTGAGCAAGAGGGACCCACTGGCCTGCACCCCCTGCCGGTGGGGGACCCACACCAGATGCAGGATAAGGCCCATCTCACTCACATCCCTGGTCACCGAAGCCCACAAGGGGACCAGGGATGAGGCCACCTGGAAGGATAAAGACGTAAGGACCAGGACATGCGTTGTGTCCAGGGCAGTGACTTGGCCAGCAGGATGGCGCTGGGCACGAGGACCCGAGCCTGGCCAGCCCCTCCTGGGGGAAAGCAAGCCTCAGGCAGGGTGTCGGAGCAGGCCTGGGTAGCCAGCAGCACCTCTGTTCCACAGGGGTCTTCCCAGGACCCCAGGCAGCTGCTGCGGCCAGGGAGGTCCTAGCCATGCTGCAGGTGGGAAGACAGGCTCCGGGGGGATGGGTCTACCCGGCGCAGACGCTGGGACAGTGTGGTGTGGCAGCCTGAGCGACCCCAAAGCCCGGTCCCAGGATAGTGCGGCCTGCTTGGAGACCCTTGTCTCCCACCAAGTGTTCAGGCGTGGCTTTGGACATCCCATCCCAGTGAGTGGGCATCCAACACTCACTTCCTGGTCAGTGTAGACAGAGGTGGAGGGAGGGCTGCCCCCTGAGGACTTGGGGCAGGTTCTGAACTGACCGGGCCAAGCTGACCTGGGCTGAACACCAGGCTGGGTGTGAACAACAGACGCTCTGGGCCAGTGGTACCCTCTCCTGCCTGGGACCTTCCCCAGTGCCCCCATCCTCATGCGTGGGCCCTGTCCATCCCCATTTCTTGAGAGCTGCAGGCTGCCACACCTTGACAGCGGGGAGGGCAGGGCTTCCCGTCCCTCTGGAGTCTCTCCAGCCATAGGAGCACACTGGCGGCCGTAGGCTTCAAGCACTGCAGGGCCAGGGTGGGGCCCTCGGAGCTCCTCCCAGGGGGTGAGTTCTGCTGAGCTCctcctgcacctggccaggaatggGGTGGGGAATTCCCTGTGCTTGGGACTGGAGTCTCAGGGTCCAGGGCAAGGCAGGGAACGGGAACTTGGGGGTTCGGCTGAATGCAGGGGGGCTGCTGGCTGAGTGCTGGGGGCTGCTGGCTGAGTGTTGAGGGCTGCTAGCGGGGGAGCTGATGGCCAAGCTTCGTGATTTCCTGGTCAGCCTGCACAGGCTGGAGAGGGAAGTGGGAGGAAGAGAGCCAAACCCATGCCTGGCTGCTCTGGGGGTCTTGGGCAGCCTCCAGCCCAGGAGAGAAGACAAGGCAGTCACTCAAGGCACTGAAAACAACGGCCTCTTTTACTGTTAAAATGCAGCCACAGGTGCTCAGCCACAGGCATCTCAACCACCGGCCTCCGGGCCCATGTCCAGCCTCTGTCCTCTGCCTTCCATTCTTCGACAGTGTTCCCGGCATCCCTGGTCACTTGGTACTCGGCGTGGGCCGCCTGTGCTGCTCCAGCAGCTCCTCCAGGTGGTCGGCCCGCTTCACCGCAGCCTGCAACACACCACAGGGTCAGGCCTGCTCCCGGCCCTGAGGTCCGGCAGGGCTGGCCACAGGAACTCACCTCGTGCTGTGTCCGGAGGCTGCTCACGGCCTCCTCCTTCCTCGCGAGGGCTGTCTTCACCCTGTGGGTGGTACCTGGTAGGCTTCAGCGTGGCCCCCGCCCCATGGCCCCAGACTGGCCTGCAGCGCACAGGGTGCACGGGGCAGCTGCCTGGTCAGCCTGGTCCCAGCCCTGCTGACCACGACTCCTGTGGCTGGCCCAGACAGCTGTCCAGGCAACCCACCTGCTGTGAGTCAGGACCCAACACAGGCCACTGGAGTGTAACCCTGGCCACACCTGGGGAGGCCTGGTACCCAGATGGGGTGGGAAGCCTCGCCCACACCCACCTCTCAGCCCGTGGCAGCAGTCGGCACAGGAAGGATGCAGGACCCCAGTGGAGGGAGCTCGCTGGGAACCTTACAGCGCCCCAGCTCTTTCAGCGCCTGTCCACCCAGCCCAGGGCCCCGGGAGCTGCCTCCCTGGAGAACTTGCCAGGCCCAGACCTGACCCACTCGGGTGCCCCAACAGGGATGGCCAACACCCCAGACTAAGCACCAGGGAGGAAAACAGATCTAGGTCTCCTGGGCCCCAAACACGGAACCCACACCACCCTCTGCCTACAAGGCCCTGTCTCTGCATCTCTTGGCCTTCCTCAGCCACAGCCTCCTGGGGCTTGGAGCTGCAGAGGTCCTGCCCGCTCCCCTGCCCTGCCTGTCTCCAGCCCTGCAGCCCTGGCCGCCCACCTCCGGTGCAcctcctccagctccagctgcTGGCGGGCCTGCAGCGCGGCCAGCTCGGCCTTGGCCTGCCGCGTCTCCTCCTCAGAAGCTGCCAGCCGGTCCTCGAACTCCTGGCGGATTACCTGGGCCAGGTTGCTGCGCTCGCTAGAAAGTTGCTCGTTCACCTGGGTAGGCACAGGAGGCAGTGAGCCGGCTGCCAGCGAGTGACTGCGTGCATGCAGGAGGGGCCTGGGGGTGCCCATTGCCCACCTGACACCCGCCCACTCACCGCCTGCGCATCCTCCAGAGCCCGCTCCTTCTGCCGCACGAGGCCCTGCAGACGCAGATTCTcgccctcggcctccccaagCTGGCCCTTCAGCTCCAAGCACCGCTCCTGAAGCTTCCGCTCCGACTGCTCCAGCTCGGAGAGCTCTGCCTCGTACTTGTCCCGTAAGCGCTTGATGCTGGAGTTGGGGGGAGGGCAGGGTCACTCCAGCCCAGTCACACACGGGTCCTCGTGCCTCGGCTCCTGGGCCTCCTGAGCTGGTGACCCAGCTGTGCCCCACTCGTGGCCGGTCCTTACCGGCTCTCGGCAGCCTTCTCACTCTCCTCCTTGGCCAGTGCCATGTCAGCCTCCAGCCGGTGAACGACCAGCTCAATCTCCTTGTCCCGGCCTTTCCGGATTTCTTCCCTCAGCTCCTGTTCCCGGTTCAGCAGCCACGCCTCCTGGGGGGACACGCGCTGCCTGGGGGTTGCCACCCAGAGCCAGCCCGCGGGGCCAGGGCCAGCCTCAGGGGGTCCTGGGGGGCTCCAGGTTCTGAGCCACAGGGGAGCAAGGGGCCTTCCCCCTCTCCAGACCCCCGTCCCGGGATGCGCTACGTCGTGTCATCAGGACCCAGTGTGGGAATAGGCATACCAGAGATCGTCATGATGCACAGCCCAGGGTCCCCTCCCTCAGAGACCCACAGCCCACGATGACCTGAGGCCACCTTCTGCTACCAGATGGGATGGGAAAGTTGGACTTGTGTGTTgctgagggcagggcctgggccccCAAGCCCGGGCATTCAGAGCCTAAGCTGGCAGCCTCTTGGAAGCCTCTGAAAACTCCCAGAGTTTCACGTGCCCAGCCCTGGACCCCACAAGCCTATGTCGGGAGCATGCTCCTGGGCCCAGAGGCGTCCACTGCCAAAGCCTGCCTGGCTGCTGGGTGACATCCCGGCCCACCAGGGTGTGAAACCAGGTGACGGGCAGGGTCAGCCTGGACTGTGGCCTCACGGCGGGCATGGGTGGTGAGAATGTGTGTGGGACTGTCACCGTGGCAGAGTCCACCCCCGCAGAAGGCCCCAGAGGCTAAGGGGGGGCCCCTGTTGTACGTGTGCCTCTCTGTACATCTGAGTGTCAGGGGGCTGGTCATGGGGCGCAGGGGTGTAGCAGCCCCTAGCGAGGGGGGCAACGCCTGTTCTCGGACCACAGAGGATGCACTCCAGGCACCCTTGATCCTTCCAGAGCCCACGCACAAGATGGGCTGAAAGCAGCACACTCAGCGTCAGTTCAGACGACAACCCCAAGCAGCCAGATGTGACTCCCAGAAACGAGCCCCCAGGATGCCACAGCAGCAGCAAAACCCACCCGGGGCAGCCCCCGACCCCTGCCCACCTGGGCGCCCAGGCCCCCACCTCCTTCCTGGCGCAGCCGGCCTCCCACGCCTGCCTCTCTAGCTCCAGCTGCTGCTTCAGAGCCTTCAGCTCCATCTGGGGGGCAGACATAAGAGGCCAGTCAGTCCCACCCCGCCCAGCCCCCTGGCCAGGCCCTGCACAGCCCTCCGGCAGTAGACCTGGTGCCGGCGCTCCTGCTCCTCCCTGCCCTTCTCAAACTCGGCCTTCAGGGTTCGGGTCAGCGCAGAGCTGCTCTCCTCCAGCTGCTGCCTCAGCTCCTCCAGCTCCGCCCGCTGCCTACAGCCAGGGAGGAGTCAGCAGGTGAGGGGTCACCAAGTAAGGAGTCAGGGATGGGAGAGGCCAGCGGGTGAGGGGTCCGGTGGGAGGGGTCAGCCAGCTAGGGGGTCCCTGAGAGAGGGCGTGGTGCCCCCAGGCGGCACCTTGCTGCCTGCTGGCCCAGCCGCTCCCTCTCCTCAGCCACCTCGCTGTACAGCCGCTGCCGTTGCTGCTGCAGCGCCCACTGCTCCTGCTCCAGGTGCTGCTGGAACCTGTGGGACGGTCAGGACTGGCTCTCGGGGGCAGGGACGGGGGTCCCAGGACCCACCCACCGCAGGGGCACGGGCCAACCACAGGCCTGACTCAGAGCTGGAGAGCAGCCCTCCGgggccctgcccctccccctcgGCAGTCAAGGCCCCTCAAAGCCACCACCCGGGGGCAGGCAAGGCCACAAGGGCCTTGCCCATCAGCCAAGCGCGGCAATTCCCTGAGCTCCAGGCCCTCGTGGCGCTTTGGGAAGTGGCTGTGGAGCCGAGTCCAGGCTCCCTTTTCCCTCAGCCCTTGTGCCGGTCTCACCCTGTTCAGCGTTGCCCCACGGGCATGGAGGGCAGGAGGCAGGTGCCTGGTGGGGCCTTATCCACCTCCCCTGCCTCCGGCCTGAGGGTGCCAGGTGCCTGGCTCCGTGACCTGAGCAAGCTCGTGCCAGGGCCTCGTCCTGACCCCACCTTTGGGGAGAGACCGGGGGACCAGCCAAGCTGCATGTGGGGAGGACCGGCCACGACAGGCAACAGGGTGGATAGGAGAGGGTGGCTTCCAGGCTGTCCTGGTGGCACAGACAGTGCAGGAGGGGCTGCCACTGGCCCCTGTGGCCCACAGATCCTGACCACCACTGGGCATGTCACCAGCCCCCAGGGCTCAGGACGCAAGAGCAGCAGTCACCCCTCAGACCCCAGGCCAAGGGAGTGAATGAGAGAGACCGTCCCTGGGCCCCAAGGTCAGAGCTGGAGGGGCCTCGAGGCCGCCTATCCATGGGTCAGCTGCTCTGGGGCCAGTTCTGAAAGAGTGGATGTCTTATGGGGGGTCCGAGCCCTGACCCTGGGAAAACACCCGTGCGGAACCTGCAGACCTCTGTGGGCATGGACTGCAGACACAAGCCCGAGGACATTGGCCCGGCTGAGGCTGGGCCCCAAGGGCCACTCCAGGGCCAAGTGCCCTGCGTCCTCCCTGGATGCTGCACTAAGACCCTCGCCCACCTCTACGTGGGAACCCCACTCCGGCCTTCGAGGATTCCGACTCCCCGCCCTGAGGGTCCTGGCCCCACTGGCCTGGGGCCACCACCCACCGCTGCCGAGCACGCTCGCGCTCCTGCTGGCCCAGCGCCTCCTTCTCCCGCTCCAGTTGCTCCCGCAGCTCCTCGGCCTGGCGCAGGCAGCGCTGCGAAGCCCGCTCATCCGACTGCAGCAGCTCCGCCTCGTGCAGGCTCTTGAGCCTCCGCACTTCCTGCTTGTGCCTGGCAATCAGCTTCTGGATCTCGGGCTCCAGACCTGGGGGCAGAGCACTGGCTAGGGCCATGTCCAGCTAGGGTGGGCCCGGGAAGTCCAATCCTGGCACAAGACCAGCCTGTCTCAGGCCCAGAGGGGACCCCGCCCACCCCGGGCCTCCTTGGATCCAACCCAAAGCACAGCTGAGTCTGATGCCCACGAGGTGGGGAAGAGGCCCCCATAGGGCCACGGCGCCTCTCCCAGCCTGTGGGGCTCAGGGCTCCCAACATTCCTGGTGCTACCACTGATGGCTCCCAGGCACCCTGGCAGAAGGTGTCCAGAGCGAGAGGACCAGGCCTCAGGGAGCCCTGCACATCATCCAAGGGTCCGAGGCCCCTTCAGACCCCAACACCCACCAGCCTCCTGCCCCATCCCCCGCCTGCACCTGCCTCCTCCTGTGGCTCACTCTGCTTCCCCTGGCAGGGCCCACGTGCCACAGTCGTCCACGAACTCCCAATCTCCCCTAGCCCAACCCTGAGGAAGTGAGGCACTGAGCCCCCTCGTTTCAGGCAACTGCCTGGGTGCTGGGGGCCGGGCCAGGCTCCTGTGTGGAGCCCACCTGCCCCCCGGATCATGGCAGAGGCCGCAGCGGAGGCCGTGACGGGGGTGGTTGGGGCATGAGTGTTCACCTCTGCCCAGGAGGGTCTCAGACTACATGAATGCTTGAAGTGATGGCTCTCTCAAAAGAAGCCCTGGCCGCAGCGCCCACCCCATGCCTGGCCGGCTCGCGGGAGGGGATGGCCCACCTCGGACAGTGACCTCCTTGATCTTCTTGGTTTTCTCACTGATCCACTTCTCCCGGCGGGCTTTCTCAGTGGCACTCATTAATTCTTTGAGTTTTTTAATCTCCTACGAGCAGGAGAACAGGTCAGGAGGAAACGACGCGAAGGACACCCCCATCCCTTTGCCACCCTGTGGGCACAGGCAGGGCCGGGCTTCCAGGTCCACCAGCACAAGGCCGGCGCTCATGGTTGGGTGTGCGGCCCCGAGACACACACGCCAGCTCCAGAGCCACTGCTGCCCTCCCCAGCGCCTGGGGCCAGGCTGGAGGCCCAGGCCCACCCTGCCACACACCTTGGCGGCCTGAGAAATGGGAGGGCAGCCATCAGCCTGCAGAGGCCCTGCCCCAGAGAAGGGTGCTGCTGCCTGTCGGGACGGCCCCAGAGCCTGCATTCTTCCATGTGACTGGCAGTCCTCAACCCCGGCTGTCAGCCACGGTCACATGCAGGGATTTTAAAATGCCAGTGCGATGCCCCACTCCAGAACCTGGGCTCGGGACCATCACTGCCCAAGCTGGTGGGAAGCAtagccagggaggctgaggcccccAGGGAGCCCACACAGCGGGAGGGGGCCAGGAGTCAGTGCTCCACCGACACCTGGTCAGTAGAGAGAGCAGGTCCCGTGGCCCAAGGACCTGGCAGCGGAgcaggccaggcagaggctccTGGGTCCACGGCTACTGTGCTTGGCCGGGCAGGGACTGTGCGTCCACATCTGTGACAGTAGGCCCATGGCCCTGCCCCAGAGCCTGGCAGCTAGAGAGGCAGGAGTGGACCAGCTGGGTGCCACAGTGCTCCCCCAGACAGCCCCACCCACCGCTGTGGCCCTGACACTCCGAGACAGGAATGAGGACTCCGAGTCCGGTCCTGTTCTGGGGGCTGTGCCGGCTGAGCCTGGCCTGTGAGCCAGGCCTGGGACGCCGTGCCGTGGGGAGCGAAGCCTCACCAGCTCGTGCTGCACCTGCGCCTGGGCCACACGCTCGGTGCATCTctggtcctcctgcttcagctcggCCACCACAGCCTCGCACTTTTCACTCAGGACCTTCTTGTCTTCAATCAGCTGTGTTGGGGACTGGAGGTGAGGTGCTGCACCAAGGCCCCAGCCCAGCAGGACCCCGGATGGAGGAGACCCTCCCAGCCTCCAAGGGAGGCTAAGAGCAGCCCTCCCCTGGGGCTGCCCCTCCTAGGTTTGTGGATGGACCCTGGGGCCAGTGGGAGGGCATGTGTGCAAACACGGGCCCAGGCCTGCATCCGCCGTCCTGTCCTCAGCTGGGGGACCCAGCGAATGGCAGAGAAGCCCCAGCCCACCCCATGCAGTGATGTCAGGGTCTTCCTGGGAGGAGGGTAGCTCTGCTGTGCCCAACACCCAGCCCCGGAGGAGGCCCACTGTCTGCCAAAGGGTGTCAGGACCACACCAGCCTCACTGCTGGCCCCAGGCCAGACCCCAGGTCAGGACACACCTGTGATGACCACCAAGCAGCCCCTGGAGGCCCCTATTGTCACAGACCCCAGACCTAGAGTTCTCTTCAGAACAGGATCCAACTGGGGCTGCGACTGAGCTGAGGGGTCGGCAGGACACCCCCACTACACTCACTCGGGGCAGCTCTGGGTAAAGACAGGAGTGCCCTCTCCAGGGCATGGATGGCTGGAAATGGCACGGGAAAGGCTTGGAATGCGTCCAGTGGACACCCATGTGACACCCAACAGAGGAAGAAGCTCACTGGCAGTGGGAAGTCCCTGGCTCTGGAAGGCTCTGGAAGTCTCCATGAGCCACGAGCTGGGTCCCGGCCTCTGCGGTCCCCGGGCCGCTCACCTGGTCAATGAAGGCCAAGTGCCGCTGGATGGTGGCCTCGTAGTGCTCTCTCTGCCGCTGCAGCTGCCGGCTCAGCGCCTTCTCTGTCTCCTTGACCCGCCGGACCGTGAGGTCTCGCTGCTGCGCCTGCAGGGtgtgggcagaggagggaggcacTAGGACCAGTGGGCCTGGCCTCAGCAGGTAGGAGGCTAGCAGGGCCCAGGATTAGCAGTGCCAGCTGCGTTACCAGCGCTCTCTGCAGCAGCAGCATGGCCTGCTTCTTCTCCTCCACCTCCAGCTTCAGCCGCATCACAGATGTGCTCACCTCGGACCCCAGCTCCAGGGGCCCCAGCCCCGCCGCTGGCACCCATCCCTGCAGACACAGCCGAGCGTCAGGCAGAAGCGGCAGAGGACAGGGGGGCAGCCAAGGACCTGACGCGATGCCCCTGCGGCCCTGCCCTCTGGGGACAGAGGGGCTGCTGCACGAGGGAGCCCGTGGGAAGCCGGAGGGCAGGTGGCAGGCGGCCCAGCAGAGGTCGTTTTCATTGCTCAGTACAGGAAATGGGGGCCATGGCCTcaggaataaaaaacaaaccaTTTTAAAAGTTCTGTGCTTCCCAGCTTCCTGCCCTGTGACAATAAAGTTCACGTCACTGCTCCATTTAGCCTGGCTGCTGGTGTTCACCCAGGACAAACAACAGGGGACCCAGAGGACAGCAGGGCTCCGGAGGGCTGAACAATCCACACATATGGGCTCATGGAGGCAGCTCGGGGCAGCGGGTAGGTGGGGGCAGTGTGGGGAATGCGggccctgccacctccaccctgAGAGCCCCGTAGGGGGTGCTGCATAACTGGGTGGGTACGTGGTGAGGGGCCTCCTCCTCCGGGGGCTGGGTGCGGGCTAGTGAGGGGCCACCTCCTCCGGGGGCCAGGTGCGGGCTGGTGAGGGGCCTCCTCCCACTGGGGGCTTGGTGCGGGCTGGTGAGGGACCTCCTCCTGCTGGGGGTCCAACTGGTCCTGCCCAGACTTCTCCATCTCGTCCAAGAAGCTCATGATGCTTTGTAGCTTGGCCTCCGAAAGCAGCGTCCCATCCTCTGGGGGTTCGGGGAACGCGCTGAGTTTTCCAAATTTCTCCAAGTTGTCAGCTGTCAGAGAGCTGGCATCATCCTCCTGTGGGACAGGAGCCCAGCATCGGGGGCTGTCAGGGCAGCCTAAAGACTTGGGGTCCCCAAAGGCAGGGGTGGCAGCTGAGGCTGGGCTCTGGGAGGGAGGGTTGCGACCAAAGCAAGGAGGAGCCCGTGGCATCCCCATTTTCCCAACCCCCACAGCCACCGCATGCTCTGTGTAAATGGCGTGGGTGGACAGACTGTGCAGGGCGGGTCGCACACCGTGGTCACCTCGCTGGTCCAGGCGTATCTGCCCCTGTGATGGGCCCTGGGGCAGGGCAGCGGGTCCGGCTCCTTCTCCAGCAGCTGCAGCGTGTGCAGCAGCTCCTCCAGCGGCCCCCTGCTCGGGGCCTTCATCTCCAGGTTGTCTCCAGCTGCATCCTGCACGAGAACGTCCTGCAAAAGAGCAGGGAGACAGATGCAGCAAGGCTGCTGGTGGCTGAAAGCAGCCCCCACATAGGAGGCCAACCGCAGAGCCCCGAAGGTGCCGTGGGAGCTCCCCAGTCCTGACATTTAGCCCCTGGAAGGTGAGGCCAGGGCTCAGACCTTCCCACCCCATCTCTGCAGCTGCTCAAACCCAGAGCAGCTCCAGCCACCGGGGGACTCCTCCCAGTGCCCCACTCCAGGAAAACAGGTGTGCAGCCACCTGGCCCCACCACTAAGCAGCCTGGTAGCCTTGGCTATCAGGTCACTCCTCAGAGCCGGAAGCTCCTCTTTTGTGAATGAGGATGCAgggccccccccccaccccaggacaTCTGCAAAAACCCAACTGGATCCACCCCAGCGAAGGATCCCCAAGGGGCAGCCAGCACCATGCATCAGAGCAAGAAGACCCCTCCTGGGTGGCCTCTCTGAGCATAAGTGGCCCCTAGAGCAGAGGAGGGGCTGGGATAAGCTCAGCTCAGGACACCCCTGGCACAGACATGGCCCTTAAAGCCAAAAACCATGATGGAGGGAAGGACAGCTGTGCTCAGACCTGCATCCTGTCCTCTGGAGGCTGCTGTTGTTCTGGGGatgaggcggaggtgggcaggcaGCGGTCTCCGGGGCCTGCAGCAGGGAGGCCAGCATCTGCACAGCAGAAGACAGCACCATTCCACAGGGAGCATCCCAGGGTGGGCAGTGACTCTGGAGGCACCCCCGGGaaggagccaggcatgggggAGGCGGAGGCGATCCCAGAAGCAGAGGAGCCGCTGGGGAGC
The window above is part of the Symphalangus syndactylus isolate Jambi chromosome 14, NHGRI_mSymSyn1-v2.1_pri, whole genome shotgun sequence genome. Proteins encoded here:
- the CEP131 gene encoding centrosomal protein of 131 kDa isoform X10; the protein is MKGTRAISSVLERSPAGVDLSLTGLPPPVSRRPGSAATTKPIVRSVSVVTGSEQKRKALEATGPGGSRAINNLRRSNSTTQVSQPRSGSPRPTEPTDFLMLFEGSPSGKKRPASLSTAPSEKGATWNVLDDQPRGFTLPSNARSSSALDSPVGPRRKECTVALAPNFTANNRSNKGAVGNCVTTMVHNCYTPSERVPPLKSSNQTAPSLNNIIKAATCEGSESSGFRKPPKNVSSATHLAQNNTGGSTGLPRRKEVTEEEAERFIHQVNQAAVTIQRWYRHQVQRRRAGAARLEHLLQAKREEQRQRSGEGTLLDLHQQKEAARRKAREEKARQARRAAIQELQQKRALRAQKASTVERGPPENPRETRVPGTRQPAQELSPMPGGTAHQALKANNADAGLPAAGPGDRCLPTSASSPEQQQPPEDRMQDVLVQDAAGDNLEMKAPSRGPLEELLHTLQLLEKEPDPLPCPRAHHRGRYAWTSEEDDASSLTADNLEKFGKLSAFPEPPEDGTLLSEAKLQSIMSFLDEMEKSGQDQLDPQQEEGWVPAAGLGPLELGSEVSTSVMRLKLEVEEKKQAMLLLQRALAQQRDLTVRRVKETEKALSRQLQRQREHYEATIQRHLAFIDQLIEDKKVLSEKCEAVVAELKQEDQRCTERVAQAQVQHELEIKKLKELMSATEKARREKWISEKTKKIKEVTVRGLEPEIQKLIARHKQEVRRLKSLHEAELLQSDERASQRCLRQAEELREQLEREKEALGQQERERARQRFQQHLEQEQWALQQQRQRLYSEVAEERERLGQQAARQRAELEELRQQLEESSSALTRTLKAEFEKGREEQERRHQMELKALKQQLELERQAWEAGCARKERVSPQEAWLLNREQELREEIRKGRDKEIELVVHRLEADMALAKEESEKAAESRIKRLRDKYEAELSELEQSERKLQERCLELKGQLGEAEGENLRLQGLVRQKERALEDAQAVNEQLSSERSNLAQVIRQEFEDRLAASEEETRQAKAELAALQARQQLELEEVHRRYHPQGEDSPREEGGGREQPPDTARGCGEAGRPPGGAAGAAQAAHAEYQVTRDAGNTVEEWKAEDRGWTWARRPVVEMPVAEHLWLHFNSKRGRCFQCLE
- the CEP131 gene encoding centrosomal protein of 131 kDa isoform X9, with amino-acid sequence MKGTRAISSVLERSPAGVDLSLTGLPPPVSRRPGSAATTKPIVRSVSVVTGSEQKRKALEATGPGGSRAINNLRRSNSTTQVSQPRSGSPRPTEPTDFLMLFEGSPSGKKRPASLSTAPSEKGATWNVLDDQPRGFTLPSNARSSSALDSPVGPRRKECTVALAPNFTANNRSNKGAVGNCVTTMVHNCYTPSERVPPLKSSNQTAPSLNNIIKAATCEGSESSGFRKPPKNVSSATHLAQNNTGGSTGLPRRKEVTEEEAERFIHQVNQAAVTIQRWYRHQVQRRRAGAARLEHLLQAKREEQRQRSGEGTLLDLHQQKEAARRKAREEKARQARRAAIQELQQKRALRAQKASTVERGPPENPRETRVPGTRQPAQELSPMPGGTAHQALKANNADAGLPAAGPGDRCLPTSASSPEQQQPPEDRMQDVLVQDAAGDNLEMKAPSRGPLEELLHTLQLLEKEPDPLPCPRAHHRGRYAWTSEVTTEDDASSLTADNLEKFGKLSAFPEPPEDGTLLSEAKLQSIMSFLDEMEKSGQDQLDPQQEEGWVPAAGLGPLELGSEVSTSVMRLKLEVEEKKQAMLLLQRALAQQRDLTVRRVKETEKALSRQLQRQREHYEATIQRHLAFIDQLIEDKKVLSEKCEAVVAELKQEDQRCTERVAQAQVQHELEIKKLKELMSATEKARREKWISEKTKKIKEVTVRGLEPEIQKLIARHKQEVRRLKSLHEAELLQSDERASQRCLRQAEELREQLEREKEALGQQERERARQRFQQHLEQEQWALQQQRQRLYSEVAEERERLGQQAARQRAELEELRQQLEESSSALTRTLKAEFEKGREEQERRHQMELKALKQQLELERQAWEAGCARKERVSPQEAWLLNREQELREEIRKGRDKEIELVVHRLEADMALAKEESEKAAESRIKRLRDKYEAELSELEQSERKLQERCLELKGQLGEAEGENLRLQGLVRQKERALEDAQAVNEQLSSERSNLAQVIRQEFEDRLAASEEETRQAKAELAALQARQQLELEEVHRRYHPQGEDSPREEGGGREQPPDTARGCGEAGRPPGGAAGAAQAAHAEYQVTRDAGNTVEEWKAEDRGWTWARRPVVEMPVAEHLWLHFNSKRGRCFQCLE
- the CEP131 gene encoding centrosomal protein of 131 kDa isoform X6; this encodes MKGTRAISSVLERSPAGVDLSLTGLPPPVSRRPGSAATTKPIVRSVSVVTGSEQKRKALEATGPGGSRAINNLRRSNSTTQVSQPRSGSPRPTEPTDFLMLFEGSPSGKKRPASLSTAPSEKGATWNVLDDQPRGFTLPSNARSSSALDSPVGPRRKECTVALAPNFTANNRDRFSSVTLTGVHDHSSLQPLPPGLKRSSPLSLRSSWDHRSNKGAVGNCVTTMVHNCYTPSERVPPLKSSNQTAPSLNNIIKAATCEGSESSGFRKPPKNVSSATHLAQNNTGGSTGLPRRKEVTEEEAERFIHQVNQAAVTIQRWYRHQVQRRRAGAARLEHLLQAKREEQRQRSGEGTLLDLHQQKEAARRKAREEKARQARRAAIQELQQKRALRAQKASTVERGPPENPRETRVPGTRQPAQELSPMPGGTAHQALKANNADAGLPAAGPGDRCLPTSASSPEQQQPPEDRMQDVLVQDAAGDNLEMKAPSRGPLEELLHTLQLLEKEPDPLPCPRAHHRGRYAWTSEEDDASSLTADNLEKFGKLSAFPEPPEDGTLLSEAKLQSIMSFLDEMEKSGQDQLDPQQEEGWVPAAGLGPLELGSEVSTSVMRLKLEVEEKKQAMLLLQRALAQQRDLTVRRVKETEKALSRQLQRQREHYEATIQRHLAFIDQLIEDKKVLSEKCEAVVAELKQEDQRCTERVAQAQVQHELEIKKLKELMSATEKARREKWISEKTKKIKEVTVRGLEPEIQKLIARHKQEVRRLKSLHEAELLQSDERASQRCLRQAEELREQLEREKEALGQQERERARQRFQQHLEQEQWALQQQRQRLYSEVAEERERLGQQAARQRAELEELRQQLEESSSALTRTLKAEFEKGREEQERRHQMELKALKQQLELERQAWEAGCARKEEAWLLNREQELREEIRKGRDKEIELVVHRLEADMALAKEESEKAAESRIKRLRDKYEAELSELEQSERKLQERCLELKGQLGEAEGENLRLQGLVRQKERALEDAQAVNEQLSSERSNLAQVIRQEFEDRLAASEEETRQAKAELAALQARQQLELEEVHRRYHPQGEDSPREEGGGREQPPDTARGCGEAGRPPGGAAGAAQAAHAEYQVTRDAGNTVEEWKAEDRGWTWARRPVVEMPVAEHLWLHFNSKRGRCFQCLE